From the genome of Salmonella enterica subsp. houtenae serovar Houten:
ACCGCCAGAATGTACTTCCCGGCGTAGCGAGTGGTGATATCGTCGAAGACCTCTTCGGCCTGTGCTCCGGCGGCGGCCATCAGGGTGTCGTCATAATCGAGGGAAATCAGCGAGAGGATCACATCTTTGGCTAGCGGGTGTGAGGAACGGATAAAGGATTCGGTACAGCAGGTGCATTCCAGTCCATGAATCCAGACAACCGGAATTCGTGGCTTATTCTCCAGCGCCCAGGCGATCTTTGGCGTCATTCCGGCGCCCAGTCCCAGCGACGTGGCGGCAAGGCTACAGAATTTGAGAAAGCTGCGTCGGGTCACTCCCTTACGACGCATGGCTTGATAAAAGGTCTCCTCGTTATTCATAACGCGTATTTTTTCTCCTTTTGCACTACGCTCCGCCAGGGGCATAAGGCGTTTTTGCGGGACCGCCGACGTTCTGTCCGGTAAGGAAAATCATCGCGTTACGCGCGAGCGAGAAAATAATTTCGATTCACCCTGTACCGGCGCACGTCGCCAGAAATAATGTGAAAAAAGCGTATCTGATTGACCGGGATAAACAATGTAAAGAGTGTGGGTATAGCTTATTGCGGTATATTTATACCTATTATCGGTTTTTCGGCGAAAGGGGGGATGAAGAGGGCGATACAACGAATCTGGTTTTGGTAGCGCACAGAGAAGATGACATGAGAACAGGCAAAGCCCAGGATATTCCAGCATAGTCTGACACTGTTTTCATAAAAGAGATCAATAAATTATGCCACTCGCTTGCTTGTAGCAGGAAGAACGGGATAACCGATCGCCAGTTACCCCTTCTTCCCACACTCCCCTCAGTTATGGCTGAGCGGTGTACTTATTATCTGATTTCGTGGGGAGCGTAACGGTTACCATGTATATTTTATACCTACACGATAGCGTGTTTGTCGCTCACTGGTATAACGATTCTCTTTAATGTTTCCAATTTCAACAAATGGGCGCCAGTTCGTATTAAGAGAATACATGATTCTAACGTTATGTTGATAATCCCATTTGCGATTGTTATAAAGAGGTAACGCATTGGAATCCATCTCCCAAAATATATCAAACTGATACTGAAAGTCCCAGCGATCATACTTATAACCAATGAAACTATCAAACTCCTGAATTTTAGAATGATAGCTATTTCCATCGACTCCGACCATACCATAATCCCACAACTTCCATTTATAACGGCCTTGCAAACGAAATCCATTGTCAAAAGTATAGTTCAGGCGGACATAAGGAATATAAACTAAACCTTCCGAAGTATAGTCCAAAGAAAGGCCAGCTAAGCCGACAGTATTCTTATTTAAGTTGGTATAATAGAATGCTGTTAGCTCAGAGCCATTTAATTGCATCTCGTCATAAAGGTTCTCATCTTTATTGTTATAACGAGCATCAAACTCAAAGCCAATATTTTTCCCAGTATCGAGGTAGACTTTAAAGCGATCACCATGTTTTTTAACACCATCACGATAATCATGACGATATTCAATGGATGTTTTATAATCATTTGCTAATGCCAGTTCTGCTAAAAAAAAGCATGGAAAGGCTACAATAAATTTAATAAGCGTATTCATCATTATCCTTTGATGTATAAAATAAAACTTAATTCCTAAATGTAAGCGCTTACTGCTTTGGCTGAAACTTCGGTTGGGCGCCAAACATCGCCTGAATGTTCCAGCCATGGAATCAGTTCTTCTGTAATCAGTTTATTCACCAGGGGCATATTGTCTGATGCGATGTTTTCCATCTGATAGGGATCATTTTTATTATCATGTAAAATATAGGTAAGTGGTTTGCCTATTTTACGATCAATAACCAGTGTATAACGATCGGTTCGTACACCGCGTCTACCGTAAGATTGTCCGCCGTAAGGCATAAACGTATAGAATTGTGATGTTGGACGTTTATCGCCAGACTGCCCCATAAGCGTCTTTGAGAAATCAGTACCCTCAACGCTATCCGGGATGTGCTCAGCCAGGCCCATCAACCCTAGTAACGTTGGATAAATGTCCGGGGCAGAGAAAAGCAAATCATCCTGACAAGCGGGCAGTTTACCGGGCCAGCGGAACATCATTGGAATACGCATGGCCTCTTCATAATGCACATTTTTAGTTGGTTGGCCATTTGAGCCCATACAACAACCATGATCGGAGAAGAAGACAACCAGCGTATCTTTATCCAGTTTCAGGCGTTCCAACTCAGTCAGAATACGTCCAAATTGTTCATCGACACCATTAATCATTGCCATATATTCTTTGAAATATTCTGGTCCATAGCCCTCCTGATACGTTTTATCCCATACTACGTTAGGGCGTTTATTTAGAGAGCGGGATGTCTGATCTTTAAAGCGATCAAGATATTTTTGTGGCACTTGATCATACG
Proteins encoded in this window:
- the kdgM_1 gene encoding membrane protein, with product MNTLIKFIVAFPCFFLAELALANDYKTSIEYRHDYRDGVKKHGDRFKVYLDTGKNIGFEFDARYNNKDENLYDEMQLNGSELTAFYYTNLNKNTVGLAGLSLDYTSEGLVYIPYVRLNYTFDNGFRLQGRYKWKLWDYGMVGVDGNSYHSKIQEFDSFIGYKYDRWDFQYQFDIFWEMDSNALPLYNNRKWDYQHNVRIMYSLNTNWRPFVEIGNIKENRYTSERQTRYRVGIKYTW